A genome region from Manihot esculenta cultivar AM560-2 chromosome 5, M.esculenta_v8, whole genome shotgun sequence includes the following:
- the LOC110615465 gene encoding uncharacterized protein LOC110615465 produces MAKKSQRRSVRHERDQSGCMWGLVSMFDFRHGRSTQKLLSDRRHGPRRAVAAVNAMNKSALLTNLDENHQGIIGGEESITVAVDDGKPSVKKLMEEEMFCEEDLKKHMDSAEPKQSNSEYGGNKRKNCKRTNRSRSKSCEICIEDLDDSEKLEPEMPCLQNLEKQSTNILDVDDMMEEFCRQIHHISCVKHDEHDEVHSQLNQKNPDLEEKLREAIELFISQRLISAKHVSGDGEIHPSKELKDALRILCSDEELSQKLLHGQKSVMVKYVENLWRAHVEKDDISKPLVRSNLSEHVIDDFKQSNEIIPGKRLNFFRRKAKSLEKNPSKEIMASQASNKIVILKPGPIGVEKTGTEKTLGSSPESQSITRNKGANGVGSYFFLTEIKRRLKQAIGKEQQEIAPDGASKRFANKYRARGDSDKKYRENNGRNSLGKDHFFIEKIARPPSAVRKGEKTDMLKECEIGLERETAAYPNNRMANIYVEAKKHLSDMLTSGTGVQNFSSGQVPKSLGRILSFPEYNFSPTGSPGREWGQGFVTAQMRFSNNNEFQKHESNGGHRGRMTLNSETDLCVSNDPAHSQAITSANPNSSSPSELAQDNEVDKILCTIGDTSGGDVDIVKSAEIGVQEDCNISDTLSEPINSSGTGDDQNGDLSEACDGKTFSGCSKHDLNEENQLPPSELTSPSTSPITKNDNNLEGAVEVSERPSPVSVLEPLFTEEDVSPASTRLQPAPLPIQPQRIQFEEHAPSSVDIGTHFKAHIAYKESIFEYVKAVVQASGENWDEFYIMSNSSDPLLDPSIFDEVEFFPNQFCYDKKLLFDCVDEVLMEVYGKNFGCPLGLSFAKPTVRPALDMKNSIHEIWEGVYWYLLPLPLPCTLELIVKKDMAKTGTWMDLRYDSETIIIEIGEAIFKDLMEEIMLGCISGISEGGYFSNAAELKDQSSIKL; encoded by the exons ATGGCAAAGAAATCTCAGAGACGCTCTGTGCGACACGAAAGAGACCAATCTGGGTGTATGTGGGGTTTAGTTAGTATGTTTGACTTCCGCCATGGTCGATCAACTCAAAAGCTGCTTTCAGATAGGAGACATGGGCCCAGGCGTGCTGTTG CTGCTGTGAATGCAATGAATAAGTCTGCCTTGCTGACCAATCTCGATGAAAATCATCAAGGAATTATT GGGGGTGAAGAGAGCATAACAGTAGCAGTTGATGATGGTAAACCTAGTGTGAAGAAACTAATGGAAGAAGAGATGTTTTGTGAGGAAGACTTAAAGAAGCATATGGACAGTGCGGAACCAAAACAGTCTAATTCAGAATATGGAGGCAATAAAAGGAAAAACTGCAAAAGGACAAACAGAAGTCGCTCAAAAAGTTGTGAGATATGCATAGAAGATCTGGATGATTCTGAGAAGTTGGAACCTGAAATGCCTTGCCTTCAGAATTTAGAAAAGCAATCTACTAATATTCTTGATGTGGATGATATGATGGAAGAGTTCTGCCGCCAGATCCATCACATTAGCTGCGTAAAGCATGATGAGCATGATGAAGTTCACAGCCAACTAAACCAGAAGAATCCTGATCTTGAAGAGAAATTGCGCGAGGCAATCGAACTTTTTATAAGTCAGAGGCTTATCAGTGCAAAACATGTCTCCGGAGATGGAGAAATCCATCCTTCTAAAGAGCTCAAGGATGCACTCAGGATTCTATGTTCTGATGAGGAATTATCTCAGAAACTCTTACACGGTCAAAAGTCCGTAATGGTGAAATATGTTGAGAACTTGTGGAGAGCTCATGTAGAGAAAGATGACATCTCCAAGCCACTTGTAAGATCAAACTTGTCAGAACATGTGATTGATGACTTCAAACAGTCTAATGAGATTATCCCTGGTAAACGGCTCAATTTTTTCAGGAGGAAGGCCAAATCTCTAGAAAAGAACCCATCAAAGGAAATTATGGCTTCTCAAGCTTCAAATAAGATTGTTATTTTAAAACCTGGACCTATAGGTGTGGAAAAAACTGGAACGGAAAAAACCCTTGGGTCATCACCTGAATCTCAGAGTATCACAAGAAACAAGGGGGCAAATGGAGTTGGTTCCTACTTTTTTCTCACTGAAATTAAAAGAAGATTAAAACAAGCTATAGgcaaagagcagcaagagatcGCTCCTGATGGTGCTTCAAAGAGATTTGCTAACAAATATCGAGCAAGGGGTGATAGTGACAAAAAATATAGAGAGAATAATGGAAGAAATTCTCTTGGTAAGGACCACTTCTTTATTGAAAAGATTGCCAGGCCTCCATCTGCTGTCAGAAAGGGAGAGAAGACTGACATGTTGAAAGAATGTGAAATAGGTTTGGAGCGGGAAACTGCTGCTTACCCCAATAATAGAATGGCTAACATTTACGTTGAGGCCAAGAAGCATCTCTCTGATATGCTTACCAGTGGCACAGGGGTTCAGAATTTTTCGAGTGGACAGGTTCCAAAATCTCTTGGGAGGATTCTCTCCTTTCCTGAGTACAACTTTTCTCCTACTGGAAGTCCTGGAAGAGAGTGGGGGCAAGGCTTTGTTACTGCACAGATGAGGTTTTCTAACAATAACGAGTTTCAGAAACATGAAAGTAATGGTGGCCATCGTGGTCGAATGACACTAAACTCAGAAACTGACTTGTGTGTTTCTAATGACCCTGCTCATAGTCAAGCAATAACATCTGCAAACCCAAATTCAAGTTCTCCGAGTGAACTTGCCCAGGATAATGAAGTTGATAAAATCTTGTGCACTATTGGAGATACTTCAGGAG GTGATGTGGATATTGTAAAATCAGCTGAAATTGGAGTACAAGAAGACTGCAATATCTCAGATACTCTTTCTGAACCAATCAACTCTTCTGGGACTGGAGATGACCAAAATGGTGACTTATCTGAAGCTTGTGATGGAAAAACATTTTCTGGCTGCTCAAAACAT GATTTAAATGAAGAAAACCAACTTCCACCTTCTGAATTAACATCCCCATCCACCTCTCCAATCACCAAGAACGATAACAATCTAGAAGGTGCTGTAGAAGTGTCAGAGCGGCCAAGTCCTGTATCTGTTCTTGAGCCACTTTTCACAGAGGAGGATGTCAGCCCAGCAAGCACCAGACTCCAACCTG CTCCTCTGCCAATTCAACCCCAAAGAATTCAGTTTGAAGAGCATGCCCCTTCCTCTGTGGATATAGGAACTCATTTCAAAGCTCATATAGCATACAAGGAATCAATATTCGAGTATGTGAAAGCAGTAGTGCAAGCCTCTGGAGAGAACTGGGATGAATTTTATATCATGTCCAATTCTTCTGACCCACTTCTTGACCCATCAATATTTGATGAGGTAGAGTTCTTTCCGAACCAGTTTTGCTATGACAAGAAACTTCTCTTTGATTGTGTTGATGAGGTTCTCATGGAGGTATATGGGAAGAATTTTGGTTGCCCCCTTGGGTTATCATTCGCAAAACCTACTGTCCGGCCTGCTCTAGACATGAAAAATTCTATTCATGAGATATGGGAAGGAGTTTATTGGTATCTCCTCCCATTGCCACTGCCTTGTACATTAGAGCTCATAGTCAAGAAAGATATGGCTAAAACTGGAACATGGATGGACCTTCGATATGATAGTGAAACTATCATCATTGAGATTGGGGAAGCCATTTTCAAAGATCTGATGGAAGAAATTATGTTAGGCTGTATAAGTGGGATTTCAGAAGGTGGATATTTTTCAAATGCAGCTGAAttgaaggatcagagtagcatCAAGTTGTGA